A stretch of DNA from Xyrauchen texanus isolate HMW12.3.18 chromosome 31, RBS_HiC_50CHRs, whole genome shotgun sequence:
tgttgttgtttttgatcaacaactgactgtaaagaacagaaagggtattaaaagagacatcattgacaaatggattgtgtggatctcatctttgaacTCACATTACACAAAATGAGGTGCTGAACGTCATCGCTATAaaactcaatcactggtgagtgaactTTACCAGCCAGTGGCGAATCATACATTTTAGtcgcatatgtgagtgatttcctcGCATTGTAGATGGTTGAGGAAAAGATCGATcttggatttaagaatcaatattgagatcgttcaaatgaagattgcaatgcatcagaaaatatatatttttacccagccctggTACAGAATGACAaaattcaacaatgataaacataTAATGGATAAGCACTAAAAGTCGTTTCATTCGAAAATGCCACCAAGATGTTCTGGTGTTAAACTAATttagattaaatacattttaactgcaAAAAATGTATCTACATTTAATTGATCACTTCTAATATTTGCGAGTATAACATAACACAATGGCACAGCTGCAAGTTTTATGGATAACACAAGCATGAGAGTTTGCCAGTCCGGTGCAAATAAAAAACAGGCTGCACAAAACCAGCtagcataaaacaaataaaactaattGACCAGAGGACTTGAATTGACTGTTGTGTCAAAACAGCGAGGACTCCTGTGACTGTAAATGGAACATATGTGATAACCATTCTCAGAGTACTTATTAATATGATATAAAACACTCTTTTCTTCACTTTGTTTTCctcccctctctccctccctctgtcTCCTGGTCCTgactgcttcagagctctgagaacAGCCAAACAGCAGAACAACTGAATGGAGAGGTACAGGAGGAACTGAATGACGAAGAACcatgtgtaaataaaattattaaacgaGGCCAAAAGAAACATGCAGCACAAACAGGAGCCAAGACAAATAATCCAGGCCGCAGTAGAACAGATCACTCTATATCTGAGAGGTTTGAACTTCAGAAAGGTTACAGGATGAACCACTGCCAGATAACGCTCAACACACATCAGACACTGAAACAGAGGATGACCAGTGATGAGTTCTCCTAATAAAAACTGCATTAATGTTGCAAGACTCGGAAACCATTTTGTCAAAAGAGTGAACATAGAATTCAGAGAGAAAAGTATTTCACAGACAGAGAGATTGAGGCTGAAGAACTCCGATGCCATTCCACTTCCTGTTTCTGTGATGATAAGATATATAATATAGGAGTGTGTAGGAAGCCCAAGCATGAAGCTGAAGCTCAACATAGACATTTCTAGTGTGCCCATTTGCCAAAAAGATGATGCTGTGAGGTTGATGGATGAATGAGGTGTGCTGAAGTTTACTATGGAGTTATTCATTTCCACCATCTTCTCAGTTCAGGCGTTCAAAGAGCAGATAAACAAATAATGTTGCACTGTTGATCTATGGATAGAAAGAAGTGTAATATACCAGAATTAGGGTTAGTGGCCAGACTGCTTGGAAATCAATTCATTCAGAAGCAGTCGACACAAGATCTGAAGGTTAAATAAAACACATTGTCAGAGGTCATTTTAATACAATCCCAGTGTTTGAACCAAAAAACAAATGGATTCAAATGTTGAAAAACGACTCCATAACACaactgtacacattaaaataatgtgctgTTAAATTTCAAAGACTATGctaataaagaaaatgtaataattttctacCCCCTGGAATGGGTTTAAAGTAACCCATCTAATATGCCCATAACCACTATGCCTGATAACCTCAGTGACTTTGTCATATATTAATTAGCAGGAAAAATCTATGAATCAAATTAGAAAGATTAGAAAGAGTTTTGTTTCACCTGAAGAGTGATTGATCAGTCTCTCTTGCGTGACATTAATCTCTCGCCTGTTTTGCAGTCTGACTTCACAGTTGTCAAAGAATACAAAGTATATGCATGGGATCGTATTCCAAACATCACACAACATGTGAGCTATGCAAATTTACACATTTACTAGTGCTACTAGTGCtagaatggatttttttttttaaacaataataataaatgtgctGGTACTCCCTTTGTTTGCATATGGACTGCCAAAGAAATAGTAGTTATAGTAagtgaataaaaaataactaaaataaaataaaataaaaatatgctgtttattgaaaaacaaatcacaACTCTTCTCGAACCATCAAGATTGTAATTATGCCAagcacattaacatttatgttaCAAAGGAGTGCGTTTACCATATTTTTATAGAAGTTTTGAAACCTACAAATCCAATAagaaaatgtctcggttactgtcataaccttcactccgtgatggagggaacgagatgttgtgtcgatgtagtgacactaggggtcattctTGGGAGAGCGACCTCTAGTGAGGGGGGAAAATGAGAATTGGCCATTGGAATATGCATGCCACTCCCAtggacaaacgggtataaaaggagctggaaagcatccactcattcaggttttgtgctgaggtgccgagacaaggtcccagacATTTCAGCatgtagtacagcattgtggcaagagggacacaatttCCACaaaatccctccatcagggaacggagttcacgacagtaaccgagacgttccccttctgtcactcacttgatgttgtgtcgatgtagtgtcactaggggtccctatagaaaatgccagccacggccttttcaCTCTGTATTTAGATATTTGGCTGGAGCCATTTAACGCTCATTATATGTGCCGGGGAAggtgccccaggagcctctgaaagtgtttctgtTGAACCGCTGTCCTCcggcctgaatgacttcaggcagttcagcactgactgcatgcgcTCACTTGTGAGGCGTGCTATCATCGAGACCGAGCATAaatccatgccaagaaaagagatgcagagaggagacagggacagacagaaggggaggaccttgtactaatatcataataatgaattttatataaaaaaaaatctttgctttTCGACCCATGGTGGCTGCGCTGAGGGAaaccttgaagcacttacctccctctgcGTACCCAGCATAGGTCGGGTCAGCGATTGAGGAGGAGGGCCTTTTGGGCCATCCTCGAGACTCATCACAAACGTCTGGCCGGGGGTGTAGTTTATATGTTGCAGCCAGACGGCCTGGTGCTAAGACCCCCAAGAAGGCTCCTAAGTGCCCCTGAAACGGATGACCCAAGGAAGACGATATCTGCTAGAACTCAGGAGCTGGTGACCAGatcactctgtcccccggtggagggtcaGAAGGAGAATATTTTGTTccccttttgttttgtgttcgccACACGCCggacgggctgcggtacccaaaaaagagcagtttcctctcaCCTACCATCACACAGCCAGCGCCCATGGCCGCCATTACCTCGCCGACCGGACAATGAGCACTCGCAGCCAGGACCTTGCGAATGCAGCACCAATCCTTCGTGTATCAGGCTGCACCACATAAACCAcacccccggccagccggttatGACGAGTCTCGAGGATAGCCCAAAAGACCCTCCTCCTCAGCATAACTGTGAGTGGCACCCCGACCCCAGCAACCAATCGTCAAGCTGCGACTGCTCAGGGGCGGCTGGAGGGTTCtactccagcccgacacttgcAGCGGCCCTGGCAAACATGGCGGTCAACTCCGCGTTGGGCCCGAAGGCACTAGCCCAATCGAGTTCTCGGTGTCTGACATCACCAATGCGCTCTACGATGCAGCGATCAAAATCTCAAACATCTCgcgagctccgaaagagacattaggctggcactgaggcgagctgcctgtctctTCCCAGAACTGTACGGGACCAAACGATCATGCTGGGAAATGAGTGGTCCAAGGGCTGAATGAGCGGTCCGTGGGGGATTACCCAGCGGAACCGAACCCATTGGAgcccccaaattgcctccagcgCCAATTGggccggcctcatacccgtaggatGAAGTGGCTTCACCCAGATGAAAGTAAGCCACGACCACAACGtcgccatggtcatgttctcgcaatgagaacatgaaccatccatgaaagCTTCCTCAACGTGATTacggcccagacacgtgaggcagcgattgTGGCTGTCAGAGGTGGAGATGTAATGACGCAGAAACAGTAGGGCTTTTTTAAAAAGACGCGTTTTAAAAAGAAGTTCacatcaatgtgtttgctctaaaAGAGGAAAATGTTACAGTACATCGATTTTTTGAAACAATACATCTTGAAAC
This window harbors:
- the LOC127624525 gene encoding somatostatin receptor type 1-like; translated protein: MVEMNNSIVNFSTPHSSINLTASSFWQMGTLEMSMLSFSFMLGLPTHSYIIYLIITETGSGMASEFFSLNLSVCEILFSLNSMFTLLTKWFPSLATLMQFLLGELITGHPLFQCLMCVERYLAVVHPVTFLKFKPLRYRVICSTAAWIICLGSCLCCMFLLASFNNFIYTWFFVIQFLLYLSIQLFCCLAVLRALKQSGPGDRGRERGEENKVKKRVFYIILISTLRMVITYVPFTVTGVLAVLTQQSIQVLWSISFICFMLAGFVQPVFYLHRTGKLSCLCYP